ACAATCGGTCTCAACATTGTGAACAGCGACCATGAAACCAGCCAGCGCTCCTGCACTTGGTGGCTTCCAGTATCACAACCTCTGCTTCTGGGAACATTAGTAATGAACATTGGGTGAGAGGACCTGGGGCTCTGCTCTGATGCCAACTTGAGTAAAATATCAGAAAGTGTCCAATGTTAGTGGGAATGTTTAGCAGGGAGGAGCACACCGTGCCCTCTAATACGGAGGACAGCACTCACACGGCAAATAAATCACGGCATTTATTTATTCACAGCGGAAATCTGAATTCCGGCAAACACAGAACACTGACCTTTCTTAATGAGTGTCTCCAACCACTTGGCTTCAAGATCCACACACACCTTCTTCTCATTTTTCAGCGTGACACTGTAAGGAGAAGATGACATTCAAGCTATAATTCACAGACATTCCAATCATTTTAAATTACAGAATTTACAATCCGGGAGGGAGTAAGGTTGAGTTGTTGCTCTGACTCATTTACTCACATTATCTCTGCGTTCTCGCAGTGAGATCCACTGGGAATGAATTTCAGACTCCGGATGGACTTTGTAGGAATAACTTTAGCGCTGGTCCCAGTGCAGTGACACCGTCCATGTGCTACTAGGATCGGAATACCTGAGGAAAGATTCATTCAGATTTAATCGTGGAATCGATGGGACCAAAGCCTGCAAAACGTTCTGGTACCTTCTCCAGCCCTCTTGTTTAATTAATGCACGACCCAGAGAGAGATATTGGATGTCTGCACAAACACCTTCACTAAAGTTGCGAGTTTCACTTAGCAGCTCAAACACAAAGACAAAAGAGCAGCCACAATCCATAAACATATTGTAACTACAGTTTGAACAGTTTGCTGGTACATTTCTTTCTACATTTGTAGTCAGGCTGCTGCATCAGTTTTACATTAAAACGGATGGTTTTGATTTCAATTAAATGTGTTTAAAGGTTTCTCACACACAACAATGTTGCATTGTAAAGACTTTTGGAAGTTTAATTGCATTGCACATTGTAAACAGCACATGAACCGGGGAATCATATATTCATACTTTGTGCTACAGTACAATAAGGAATAAATCGCAGGGACAGACATCTCAACATACCCTGTGCAGTGACGACACACAGAAGGAGGATGAGGATGGTCACACTGGCTGCTCTGTCCATCTTCCACTTTGTATTGCTGATGAGATGTCTGCTGAAGGATCTTCTTCC
The sequence above is a segment of the Amblyraja radiata isolate CabotCenter1 chromosome 1, sAmbRad1.1.pri, whole genome shotgun sequence genome. Coding sequences within it:
- the LOC116975083 gene encoding interleukin-8-like isoform X1 translates to MDRAASVTILILLLCVVTAQGIPILVAHGRCHCTGTSAKVIPTKSIRSLKFIPSGSHCENAEIIVTLKNEKKVCVDLEAKWLETLIKKGNKHHKGTK
- the LOC116975083 gene encoding interleukin-8-like isoform X2; this encodes MDRAASVTILILLLCAITTQGIPILVAHGRCHCTGTSAKVIPTKSIRSLKFIPSGSHCENAEIIVTLKNEKKVCVDLEAKWLETLIKKGNKHHKGTK